One region of Termitidicoccus mucosus genomic DNA includes:
- a CDS encoding glycosyltransferase family 4 protein produces the protein MQPRKSTRLLVATRTSPLAGESGSGAYLSDLLDYLSRDHFRIHTIWTEPPDLFPTRGFWRRPRRDRSAFTLDIMDMRRLGSLYWRPGILWLPAKARALHAAKTALAHARIDISRRRPPADLAAQPCRNRAAWNAPASLAEIRAVQRAAARFRPDAILVNYAWMASTPGQPSTSRPPVAVLTNDVWHRQLHIRDGRPVEILNERTTVEYETRALSTADAIVAIQDIEAALFRRLLPGTPVVTAPISVRPRPLPPASAPDVLFVGSPHASNRRGLDWFLRETWPLLRVVAPQTRLLVAGTICAALPDDLPAGVEKLGRLPDLADAYARARHHPRAIEPPPSPRAP, from the coding sequence ATGCAGCCACGCAAGTCCACCCGCCTCCTTGTCGCCACCCGCACTTCTCCGCTTGCCGGTGAGTCCGGTTCCGGCGCGTATCTCTCCGACCTCCTCGACTATCTTTCCCGTGACCACTTCCGCATCCACACCATCTGGACGGAACCGCCCGATCTCTTTCCCACCCGCGGCTTCTGGCGGCGCCCGCGCCGTGACCGCTCCGCCTTCACCCTCGACATCATGGACATGCGCCGCCTCGGATCGCTTTACTGGCGTCCCGGCATCCTCTGGCTTCCTGCCAAGGCCCGCGCCCTCCATGCCGCCAAGACGGCCCTGGCTCACGCCCGCATCGACATCTCCCGCCGCCGCCCTCCCGCCGACCTTGCCGCCCAGCCCTGCCGCAATCGCGCCGCGTGGAACGCCCCCGCCTCCCTCGCCGAAATCCGCGCCGTCCAGCGCGCCGCCGCCCGTTTCCGTCCCGATGCCATCCTCGTCAACTACGCGTGGATGGCCTCGACTCCCGGTCAGCCCTCGACCTCCCGCCCGCCGGTCGCCGTCCTCACCAACGATGTCTGGCACCGTCAGCTCCACATCCGCGACGGCCGGCCCGTTGAAATCCTCAACGAACGCACCACCGTCGAATATGAAACCCGCGCCCTCTCCACGGCCGACGCCATTGTCGCCATCCAGGATATTGAGGCCGCGCTTTTCCGCCGCCTCCTTCCCGGCACGCCGGTCGTCACCGCGCCCATCTCCGTCCGCCCCCGCCCGCTCCCGCCTGCTTCCGCGCCCGACGTGCTTTTCGTCGGCAGCCCCCACGCGTCCAACCGCCGCGGCCTCGACTGGTTTCTCCGCGAAACCTGGCCGCTCCTCCGTGTCGTCGCGCCGCAAACCCGCCTCCTCGTCGCCGGCACCATCTGCGCCGCGCTTCCCGACGATCTTCCCGCCGGCGTCGAAAAGCTCGGCCGCCTGCCCGACCTGGCCGACGCCTACGCCCGCGCCCGTCATCACCCCCGCGCCATCGAACCACCGCCATCGCCACGTGCCCCGTGA
- a CDS encoding ABC transporter ATP-binding protein — translation MSQPIIEVKNVSKKYRLGVIGMSSFRDEVQRLFARLRPRRNGVVRAADLDARPAPSDFWALRDISFDVRPGEVVGVIGRNGAGKSTLLKILSRITEPTTGEITLRGRLASLLEVGTGFHPELTGRDNIFLNGAILGMRKAEIARKFDEIVAFSEIGPFIDTPVKRYSSGMYVRLAFAVAAHLEPEILLVDEVLAVGDADFQRKCLGKMENISQGGGRTILFVSHNMTAIRRLCSRCVFLERGKPNLVLPIDEAIDHYTSAYAASPGLVAIEDRERKLRRGRAARLLTLSIAGDDSQLAYGRPGYIEIAFDLKEPVDGLTVGLGFDTLEGQRLLTLDSDTHREPWKLGPGRHRVRVGLDYWPLQPGNYNINSAIYDGHNCLDAVNNCAIWEVHTSRADNVSDRGFGAVRPQPIAELVS, via the coding sequence ATGAGCCAACCCATCATCGAGGTTAAAAACGTCTCCAAGAAATACCGACTCGGCGTGATCGGCATGAGCAGCTTTCGCGACGAGGTGCAGCGCCTTTTCGCCCGGCTGCGTCCCCGCCGCAACGGCGTCGTGCGCGCCGCCGATCTCGACGCCCGCCCCGCGCCGTCCGATTTCTGGGCGCTCCGCGACATCAGCTTCGACGTGCGCCCCGGCGAGGTCGTCGGCGTCATCGGCCGCAACGGCGCCGGCAAGTCCACCCTGCTCAAAATCCTCTCCCGCATCACCGAGCCCACCACCGGCGAAATCACCCTCCGCGGCCGTCTCGCCTCCCTGCTCGAGGTCGGCACCGGCTTCCACCCCGAGCTCACCGGCCGCGACAACATCTTCCTCAACGGCGCCATCCTCGGCATGCGCAAGGCCGAGATCGCCCGCAAATTCGACGAGATCGTCGCCTTCTCCGAAATCGGCCCCTTCATCGACACCCCCGTCAAGCGCTACTCCTCCGGCATGTATGTGCGCCTCGCCTTCGCCGTCGCCGCGCACCTCGAGCCCGAGATCCTGCTCGTTGACGAGGTTCTCGCCGTCGGCGACGCCGACTTCCAGCGCAAGTGCCTCGGCAAAATGGAAAACATTTCCCAGGGCGGCGGACGCACCATCCTCTTCGTCAGCCACAACATGACGGCCATCCGCCGGCTCTGCTCCCGCTGCGTGTTCCTTGAGCGCGGGAAGCCCAACCTCGTCCTCCCCATCGACGAGGCCATCGACCATTACACCAGCGCCTACGCCGCCTCGCCCGGACTCGTCGCCATCGAGGACCGCGAGCGCAAGCTCCGCCGCGGCCGCGCCGCCCGTCTTCTCACCCTCTCCATCGCCGGCGACGACAGCCAGCTCGCCTACGGACGCCCCGGCTACATCGAGATCGCCTTCGACCTGAAGGAACCCGTCGACGGCCTCACCGTCGGCCTCGGTTTCGACACCCTCGAAGGCCAGCGCCTCCTTACCCTCGACAGCGACACCCACCGCGAACCCTGGAAACTCGGCCCCGGCCGCCACCGCGTCCGCGTCGGCCTCGACTACTGGCCGCTCCAGCCCGGCAACTACAACATAAACTCCGCCATTTATGACGGACACAACTGCCTCGATGCCGTGAACAACTGCGCCATCTGGGAAGTGCACACCAGCCGCGCCGACAACGTCAGCGACCGCGGCTTCGGCGCCGTCCGCCCCCAGCCCATCGCCGAATTGGTATCCTGA